Proteins encoded by one window of Flavobacterium sp. N502540:
- a CDS encoding DUF4270 domain-containing protein yields the protein MHKYIGMLFLAMTLFSCGTDSDAGEFVVGSDYLAVGNKVILIDTMTVEMSTINFDSLITSGKNRILIGNYEDPIYGKVKSKSYFQLASDSYSLKNDGSDTETTNYVFDSISMILKYDKYYYGDTTKVQTFDIHRLTEKVKPNTNDKNFYNNSVLNYSDESLGTISYSPRPAGKDSVTIKMSRTFGAALFQKLKKREITDFDSFSEYLKGLVLVPSASNSANVIGFHVASSKVRLYYSKYQANTEEVPYIIDFKISDAQKQFNSISLDKTGTIIQNLPASNSKLPSALTNQQGFIQSGTGVACRIDFPNIKQLKRISANGAIVDAQLFLKPVNNTYAEKYPLEDSLKVYVSDNLNRISTSLVNSAGTAVFGILNKKKDEFNENVGYSVPIGYFLQKEMLKQSSSRSSLILTLPGISKTVNRIVLGDQKHLNNKLQLKIYYISY from the coding sequence ATGCACAAGTATATAGGAATGTTATTTTTGGCGATGACCCTGTTTTCATGCGGAACCGACTCAGATGCAGGTGAGTTTGTGGTGGGGTCTGATTATCTGGCCGTGGGTAATAAAGTTATTTTGATTGATACGATGACTGTGGAGATGTCAACCATAAATTTTGACTCTTTGATTACCTCTGGAAAAAACCGTATTTTAATTGGAAATTATGAAGATCCTATTTATGGAAAAGTGAAATCGAAGAGTTATTTTCAGTTGGCTTCCGATTCTTATTCTTTAAAAAATGACGGTTCTGATACAGAAACCACCAATTATGTTTTTGATTCTATTTCGATGATTCTGAAATATGATAAATATTATTACGGAGATACCACGAAAGTTCAGACATTTGATATTCATCGCTTAACAGAGAAAGTAAAACCGAATACTAATGATAAAAACTTCTACAATAATTCGGTTTTAAATTATAGTGATGAGAGCCTGGGTACTATTTCGTACAGCCCCAGGCCGGCCGGGAAGGATTCTGTTACTATTAAGATGAGCCGTACTTTTGGGGCAGCTCTCTTTCAGAAACTCAAAAAAAGAGAGATCACAGATTTTGACAGTTTTAGTGAATATTTAAAAGGGCTTGTTCTGGTTCCTTCTGCTTCAAATTCGGCAAACGTTATTGGTTTTCATGTTGCGTCGAGTAAGGTACGGCTGTATTATTCCAAATATCAGGCAAATACCGAAGAAGTTCCGTATATCATAGATTTCAAGATTTCGGATGCCCAAAAGCAATTTAATTCCATCTCATTGGATAAGACAGGAACCATAATTCAAAATCTGCCCGCTTCGAATAGTAAGCTGCCAAGTGCGTTAACCAATCAGCAGGGGTTTATTCAGTCTGGTACCGGTGTTGCCTGTCGGATTGATTTCCCGAACATCAAACAACTGAAGCGTATTTCAGCTAATGGTGCAATTGTAGACGCGCAATTGTTTTTAAAACCGGTAAACAATACGTACGCAGAAAAGTATCCTCTGGAAGATTCTCTAAAAGTTTATGTAAGCGATAATTTAAACCGAATCAGTACTTCGTTGGTCAATTCGGCCGGAACTGCAGTATTTGGGATTCTCAACAAGAAGAAGGATGAATTCAATGAAAATGTTGGATACTCAGTACCGATTGGTTATTTTTTGCAGAAAGAAATGCTGAAACAATCTAGTTCCAGATCTTCTCTTATCCTCACTTTGCCGGGGATTTCTAAGACAGTTAACCGGATTGTTTTAGGCGATCAGAAACATTTGAACAATAAACTCCAGCTTAAAATTTATTATATCTCTTATTAA
- a CDS encoding aromatic hydrocarbon degradation protein, protein MKSKIACLSCLILMSLTSFSQSISSSPYSLYGLGSVYDSDFGNIPSIGSSGIALPSATFINNLNPASLGYLPQNHFMFDVGGKSISTAYQSSSRSENRNNFQFSHLAFAFPVTKNSGFSIAIRPYSSATFKISNLKLPIENSQDFYYLTATGSGGLNNLDLSYGYRFGKKWSVGASASVLFGNTKDNRSFLIMNSITSIQKKTHYNGLRATLGAQYQVDSTLTVATTFKVPTRIKASKVQTVQTIADDVVTTIESDVASDTDDYYMPLEMGIGISKRFKNNLNMTLDYEKSLWGSTNQSELYGNFVNQDRFALGFTYRGRKNIRKYWDRVQYAAGANFDTGYLEIDGKRIHNAAISIGLNLPLENTYSSLNISYSYGQRGRVSDNLIKENYHKISLNLSLDGIWFVKRKFE, encoded by the coding sequence ATGAAAAGTAAAATTGCCTGTTTAAGCTGCCTCATTTTGATGTCGCTAACGTCGTTTTCTCAAAGCATTTCAAGTTCTCCTTACTCGCTGTATGGTTTAGGAAGTGTGTATGATTCTGATTTTGGAAACATTCCTTCTATTGGATCTTCAGGAATTGCTTTGCCTTCTGCCACTTTTATCAACAATCTGAATCCGGCATCACTGGGATATTTGCCGCAGAATCATTTTATGTTTGATGTTGGAGGAAAATCCATTTCGACTGCATATCAAAGCAGTTCAAGAAGTGAAAACCGTAATAATTTTCAGTTTTCGCATTTAGCATTTGCCTTTCCGGTTACTAAGAATTCAGGATTTAGTATAGCGATTCGCCCTTATTCGAGTGCCACTTTTAAAATCTCGAATTTAAAATTACCTATCGAAAACAGCCAGGATTTTTACTATTTAACGGCGACTGGTTCCGGAGGATTAAATAATCTGGATTTGTCTTACGGCTACCGATTTGGTAAGAAATGGTCTGTTGGAGCTTCAGCATCTGTGTTGTTTGGAAATACAAAAGACAACAGAAGCTTCTTAATTATGAATTCCATTACAAGTATTCAGAAAAAGACACATTACAATGGTCTTCGGGCAACATTGGGTGCGCAGTACCAAGTTGATTCTACTCTTACCGTTGCGACAACATTTAAAGTGCCGACCCGGATTAAAGCATCCAAGGTACAAACCGTTCAAACTATTGCCGATGATGTTGTGACAACTATAGAGTCTGATGTAGCTTCAGATACAGACGATTATTATATGCCTTTAGAGATGGGGATCGGGATTAGTAAACGCTTTAAGAACAATCTAAACATGACACTGGATTACGAAAAAAGCTTGTGGGGTAGTACCAATCAATCTGAATTGTATGGCAATTTCGTAAATCAGGATCGGTTTGCCCTGGGATTTACATACAGAGGAAGGAAAAATATTCGTAAATATTGGGATAGGGTTCAGTATGCCGCAGGTGCAAACTTTGACACCGGTTATCTGGAAATTGATGGTAAAAGAATCCATAATGCCGCAATTTCAATAGGACTTAATTTGCCTCTTGAAAACACCTATTCGTCTTTAAATATTTCCTATTCGTACGGACAAAGAGGAAGGGTTTCGGATAACCTGATCAAAGAGAATTACCATAAAATATCCCTTAATTTATCCTTGGACGGAATTTGGTTCGTCAAGCGAAAATTTGAGTAA
- the murI gene encoding glutamate racemase codes for MTNNNPIGVFDSGIGGTSIWNAIHDLLPNEKTIYLADSKNAPYGQRTKEEIVALSKKNVDFLLEQNCKLIVVACNTATTNAIRELRADYDIPFIGIEPAIKPAANNSKTQVIGILATQGTLNSELFNKTAEMFQHTTIIEQVGHGLVQLIEDGNLYSPEMTQLLESYLRPMIDANIDYLVLGCSHYPYLIPQIKKILPEHIHIIDSGEAVARQTQNILRETVGFTANPKSEPVFYVNSNPEVLKSILDHKYPVIEKDF; via the coding sequence ATGACAAACAACAATCCTATAGGCGTTTTTGATTCCGGTATTGGAGGGACTTCCATCTGGAACGCCATTCATGATCTGCTTCCTAACGAGAAGACTATTTATTTAGCCGACAGCAAAAATGCGCCTTACGGTCAAAGAACAAAAGAAGAGATTGTTGCTCTAAGTAAAAAAAATGTAGATTTTTTACTGGAACAAAACTGCAAACTGATCGTGGTTGCCTGCAATACTGCTACGACCAATGCGATTCGTGAGCTTCGCGCTGATTATGATATTCCCTTTATCGGAATTGAACCGGCGATTAAACCGGCTGCCAACAATTCGAAAACGCAGGTTATTGGAATATTGGCCACGCAAGGAACGCTGAACAGTGAACTGTTCAATAAAACTGCCGAAATGTTTCAGCATACCACTATTATCGAACAAGTAGGTCACGGGCTCGTTCAGCTTATTGAAGACGGGAACTTATATTCTCCGGAAATGACTCAGTTACTGGAATCCTATTTGCGACCTATGATTGATGCCAATATCGACTATCTTGTTCTGGGATGCAGTCATTACCCTTATCTGATTCCGCAAATCAAAAAGATTCTTCCGGAACACATTCATATTATCGATTCAGGAGAAGCGGTTGCCAGACAAACGCAAAACATCCTGCGAGAAACCGTTGGTTTTACTGCCAATCCCAAAAGCGAACCTGTATTTTATGTCAATTCAAATCCCGAAGTTTTAAAATCAATTTTAGACCATAAATATCCTGTTATCGAGAAGGATTTTTAA
- a CDS encoding OmpH family outer membrane protein, whose amino-acid sequence MMKQIKTLLIAAILVLGASNTMNAQAKVAHVDVSEIMSKMPAMLDAQNQLQKLSGTYDAEYKKMVDEYQVKIKKYEGEAATVTDAVNGERSKEVQDMQKRIVDYRDNAQKELQQKETDIVKPLMEKVKASIQKVGKAKGFQYILDGSTLLLADGPNITADVKKDLGF is encoded by the coding sequence ATGATGAAACAAATCAAAACTTTACTAATTGCTGCAATACTAGTTTTAGGAGCAAGTAACACGATGAACGCGCAAGCTAAAGTAGCTCACGTTGATGTTAGCGAGATTATGTCGAAAATGCCTGCAATGCTAGACGCTCAAAACCAACTGCAAAAATTAAGTGGTACATATGATGCTGAATACAAAAAAATGGTTGACGAATATCAAGTAAAAATCAAAAAATACGAAGGTGAAGCTGCAACTGTAACTGATGCTGTAAACGGAGAACGTTCTAAAGAAGTTCAGGACATGCAAAAAAGAATTGTTGACTACAGAGACAACGCTCAAAAAGAATTACAACAAAAAGAAACTGACATCGTAAAACCATTAATGGAAAAAGTAAAAGCTTCTATCCAAAAAGTTGGAAAAGCTAAAGGTTTCCAATACATTTTAGACGGTTCTACTTTATTATTAGCTGATGGTCCAAACATTACTGCTGATGTAAAAAAAGATTTAGGATTCTAA